One genomic region from Nostoc sphaeroides encodes:
- a CDS encoding adenosine deaminase has product MALYAELHRHLGGSVVPRVLWRYFERHSSELISRFADYSQFEDFYTRPRNTLDEYLELHTLVESVQTVETLPYFIYRLVRGAYIFENLAYLELRYTPYLRTPEHLNQSQRIDKMAEIVQVVGLASNQPEYPIVTSQILCMHTRLPYEVNKAIVDLAAQNKQYVCAVDVAGGDSYYADRLEEWVSLYDYARSQGVKTTGHLYETTAGCYPELLPYLMRIGHGIQIPLLYPELLNDVARRGQCLEVCPTTYLKTGTLQDIRQLKLVFDRCFEAGVDIAICTDNAGLHNVRLPFEYENLLTYDIINFAQLQACQDAAFRHAFAWPYTQRPASLLNGLLKPEPPKVLATRDSN; this is encoded by the coding sequence ATGGCTTTATATGCTGAATTACATAGACATCTAGGCGGCTCGGTCGTACCAAGAGTTTTATGGCGATATTTCGAGCGACATTCTTCGGAGTTGATTTCCCGCTTTGCTGACTATTCACAATTTGAAGATTTTTACACCCGTCCACGCAACACCCTAGATGAGTATCTAGAATTACACACCCTGGTAGAAAGTGTGCAAACTGTAGAGACTTTGCCTTACTTTATCTATCGCTTGGTGCGGGGTGCTTACATCTTTGAAAATTTGGCTTATCTGGAACTGCGCTACACTCCCTATTTGCGGACACCTGAGCATCTAAATCAATCACAGAGAATTGACAAGATGGCAGAAATTGTGCAAGTAGTAGGGCTTGCCAGCAACCAGCCAGAATATCCGATTGTTACTAGCCAAATTCTCTGTATGCACACGCGCCTACCTTATGAGGTAAACAAGGCGATTGTTGATTTGGCGGCGCAAAATAAGCAGTATGTCTGTGCAGTAGATGTAGCAGGGGGTGATAGCTATTATGCCGATCGCTTAGAAGAATGGGTTAGCTTATATGATTATGCGCGATCGCAGGGCGTTAAAACCACCGGACATCTATATGAAACCACTGCTGGCTGTTACCCTGAACTGTTACCCTATCTCATGCGAATCGGTCACGGCATCCAAATTCCCCTACTATATCCAGAGTTACTTAATGATGTCGCTAGACGCGGACAGTGTTTAGAGGTTTGCCCCACAACTTACCTGAAAACTGGTACTTTACAGGATATCCGTCAACTCAAATTAGTTTTTGACCGTTGTTTTGAAGCTGGAGTAGATATTGCTATCTGTACTGATAATGCTGGATTGCACAATGTGCGTCTGCCATTTGAGTATGAGAATCTCTTGACTTACGACATTATTAATTTTGCACAACTACAAGCTTGTCAGGATGCAGCTTTCCGTCATGCTTTTGCTTGGCCTTACACTCAGCGTCCCGCATCCCTGTTGAATGGTTTACTGAAACCTGAACCACCTAAAGTTTTGGCAACAAGGGATAGTAATTAA
- the mutL gene encoding DNA mismatch repair endonuclease MutL: MASTIQALPTEVVYLITAGEVIDSFASVVRELVENSLDAGATRIVVSLWPQQWRIRVADNGCGMNLDDLQQAATAHSTSKIRSSADLWKINSLGFRGEALHSLTTLADLEILSRPVGGKLGWRISYGDGGQVVQVEVTAIAPGTVVTVSHLFGNCSSRRQGLPTAAQQMKAVQATIHQIAMCHPHITWQIWQNDRQWFTISPAATTGQLLPQILPQVRQGDLQEVKLEIPNPLNSYTEDAMNRVSTPDSCTDAMNRVSPYSSLNLVVGLPDRTHRHRPDWVRVAINGRVVKTPELEQTILSAFHRTLPRDRYPICFLHLAISPDQINWNRNPAKTEIYLNEIIYWQEQITQAINQALSISSSNLKEAVHTTRVSKLLKAAEAKGGYNFNPQNPNSCTDAINRVSPNSLKAVAQVSNTYIVAEHSGGMWLVEQHIAHERVLYEQLCDNWQLVPVEPPIILYQLSPAQLSQLQRIGLEIEPFGEQLWAVRNIPAPLRQRDDCAEAILELSWGGDLQTAQVAVACRSAIRNGTPMNQQEMQTLLDNWQHTRNPRTCPHGRPIYLSLEESALARFFRRNWVIGKSHGI; the protein is encoded by the coding sequence ATGGCATCTACTATTCAAGCTCTACCAACAGAAGTCGTATATCTTATTACAGCTGGTGAGGTAATCGACTCTTTCGCTTCTGTGGTGCGGGAATTGGTAGAAAATTCCCTAGACGCAGGTGCAACACGAATTGTGGTTTCGTTATGGCCGCAGCAATGGCGAATTCGTGTTGCAGATAATGGTTGTGGAATGAATCTAGATGATTTGCAACAAGCAGCCACAGCCCACAGCACCAGTAAAATTCGCTCTAGTGCCGATTTATGGAAAATTAACAGTTTGGGGTTTCGTGGTGAGGCGTTACATAGCTTAACAACTCTGGCAGATTTAGAAATTTTGAGTCGTCCTGTGGGTGGAAAATTAGGATGGCGGATTAGCTATGGCGATGGTGGGCAAGTTGTGCAAGTTGAAGTAACTGCGATCGCACCTGGTACAGTGGTGACAGTTTCTCATCTTTTCGGTAATTGCTCATCTCGTCGTCAGGGATTGCCCACAGCAGCACAGCAAATGAAAGCCGTGCAAGCCACAATTCACCAAATCGCTATGTGTCATCCCCATATTACTTGGCAGATTTGGCAAAATGATCGTCAATGGTTCACTATCTCTCCAGCTGCGACAACTGGGCAATTGCTACCGCAGATTTTACCCCAAGTGCGACAAGGTGATTTGCAAGAAGTCAAACTCGAAATACCCAACCCATTAAACTCCTATACAGAAGACGCGATGAATCGCGTCTCTACTCCAGACTCTTGTACAGACGCGATGAATCGCGTCTCTCCTTACTCCTCACTAAATTTAGTGGTAGGATTACCCGATCGCACTCATCGTCATCGTCCAGATTGGGTACGTGTAGCCATTAACGGCAGGGTGGTTAAGACACCAGAACTAGAGCAAACGATATTATCAGCATTTCATAGAACATTACCACGCGATCGCTATCCAATTTGTTTCTTACATCTTGCCATTTCCCCCGATCAAATTAATTGGAATCGCAATCCAGCAAAAACAGAAATTTACCTCAACGAAATCATTTATTGGCAAGAACAAATTACCCAAGCAATTAACCAAGCACTCAGCATCTCTTCTAGCAATCTCAAAGAAGCTGTCCATACAACACGAGTTAGTAAATTACTCAAAGCCGCAGAAGCCAAAGGCGGCTACAATTTCAATCCTCAAAATCCCAACTCTTGTACAGACGCGATTAATCGCGTCTCTCCTAACTCTTTAAAAGCTGTCGCTCAAGTTAGCAACACCTATATTGTGGCGGAACATTCAGGTGGTATGTGGTTAGTGGAACAGCACATTGCCCATGAGCGAGTTTTGTATGAGCAATTGTGTGATAATTGGCAACTTGTCCCCGTTGAACCGCCAATCATTCTTTATCAATTGTCACCAGCGCAACTATCGCAACTGCAACGCATCGGTTTAGAAATAGAACCCTTTGGCGAACAACTTTGGGCAGTGCGAAACATCCCTGCACCTTTGCGACAGCGAGACGACTGTGCAGAAGCAATTTTAGAACTTAGTTGGGGAGGCGACTTACAAACAGCCCAAGTAGCTGTCGCCTGTCGCAGTGCCATTCGTAACGGTACACCTATGAACCAACAAGAAATGCAGACACTTTTAGATAATTGGCAACACACTCGCAACCCTCGCACCTGTCCCCACGGACGCCCAATTTATTTATCCTTAGAAGAATCAGCTTTAGCCCGGTTTTTCCGGCGGAATTGGGTAATTGGTAAAAGTCATGGAATTTGA